Proteins encoded in a region of the Plasmodium berghei ANKA genome assembly, chromosome: 1 genome:
- a CDS encoding fam-b protein translates to MKPFQILKKIVIFSIIIFSFEYEQNILYDIRKGKNVYSQTDSIIFRNDRILKGSTNQLDANYFYDSFMTIASLKDEYEDCGETQPEIYNEHIINFHKDNEEYKNKNKYKETKICEEGWDYIDSDNYIDDVCVNELDEMTSTYNKRARANDKRTCVNDKKTCVNDKKTCVNDKKTCVNDKKTCVNDKKTCVNDKPVSIDDDILYIDDDRVYMFDDKVNVYKKKSIFDDKGSIDDKGSIFGNIIGVLEDQLDKYNKEITFDDNDSIDYDDSIFDDRVCILEDQLNEYNKKSIFDDNENIDDDVLNKLESSNEENHSKIKYKIDFIPCSDNSVEKKKNLSSRYDHFKQVIDNENFLIIDFSNYEREYNRIILTNYKKHKYNSLTKDKLKKKVINMGINIIIGVLIIGTIGPALPFMFATKETFSNQVKSMWKFYKKKITERLRKK, encoded by the exons atgaaaccATTTcagattttaaaaaaaattgtgatattctcaattattattttctcttttgaatatgaacaaaat ATTTTATACGATATAAGGAAAGGAAAAAATGTGTATTCCCAAACAGattcaataatttttagAAATGATAGAATATTAAAAGGTTCAACAAATCAATTAGAtgcaaattatttttacgATTCCTTTATGACTATTGCATCTCTGAAAGATGAATATGAAGATTGCGGTGAAACACAAcctgaaatatataatgaacatattataaattttcataaagACAAcgaagaatataaaaataaaaataaatataaagaaacaaaaatatgtgAAGAGGGTTGGGATTATATAGATAGTGATAACTATATAGATGATGTATGTGTGAATGAACTTGATGAAATGACAagtacatataataaaagagCACGTGCAAATGATAAAAGAACATGtgtaaatgataaaaaaacatgtgtaaatgataaaaaaacatgtgtaaatgataaaaaaacatgtgtaaatgataaaaaaacatgtgtaaatgataaaaaaacatgtgTAAATGATAAACCAGTAAGTATAGatgatgatatattatatatagatgATGATAGAGTATACATGTTTGATGATAAagtaaatgtatataagaAGAAAAGTATATTTGATGATAAGGGAAGTATAGATGATAAGGGTAGTATATTTGGCAATATAATAGGTGTACTTGAAGATCAAttagataaatataataaggAAATTACATTTGATGATAATGACAGTATAGATTATGATGACAGTATATTTGACGATAGAGTATGTATACTTGAAGATcaattaaatgaatataataagaaaAGTATATTTGATGATAATGAGAATATAGATGATGATGTTTTGAATAAGTTAGAATCTTCAAACGAGGAAAATcatagtaaaataaaatataagatAGATTTTATTCCATGTTCAGATAATTCagtagaaaaaaaaaaaaatttatcatCGAGATATGACCATTTTAAACAAGTAAtagataatgaaaatttcTTGATTATTGATTTCAGTAATTATGAAAGAGAATATAatagaattattttaacaaattataaaaaacataaatataatagtcTTACCAAAGataagttaaaaaaaaaagtcaTAAATATGGgtataaacataataatCGGGGTTTTAATTATTGGAACGATTGGACCTGCACTTCCTTTTATGTTTGCAACGAAAGAAACATTTAGTAATCAAGTAAAGAGCATGTGgaaattttacaaaaaaaaaattacagaAAGACTCAGAAAGAAATAA